One part of the Palaemon carinicauda isolate YSFRI2023 chromosome 23, ASM3689809v2, whole genome shotgun sequence genome encodes these proteins:
- the LOC137617551 gene encoding uncharacterized protein, whose protein sequence is MRSSLPKIPPFDETVDEIDLYIDRFERLAKFYKWKDDDYSMLLGTLLRGRALKIYCSLSSDIVNNFVSLKKALLKAFHINSNVYRRKFRDSIIDTDESFVQFNCKLGQYFDKWLELADVEKNYESVRDFMIFDQMLSSCSHDLRSFLLEQSLQNSCQLGESADRYLVAHGMKKCRKSNDKIPSKPHAKPLADNISKSPKVSNSVTKSDSNVKCHHCGEVGHIRPNCPVYKLNKKSDKVVPKIGVVLGREEKLHNCVTDTDGKIFDQSVEIVFDTGCNTVVVRDTLVPLNYPRGRKVKVYDYLGRPLYLNTVHTIVESKFFSGKVKAIVAPIRCADVIIGLIPGLKHNVDAGLSLINGDEFVSDRNVNVNVVTRAKAKDKVKERPMSSNLESLDKEYGLNSDEFSEYQKECPSLASIRKLLDNEESVTLKCRTVKYVNVGDLIYRKCLESSKPEDVGKLQLVVPVQYRNIIMKLAHESLLAGSIRS, encoded by the exons ATGAG GTCTTCTTTGCCTAAAATTCCACCGTTTGACGAGACCGTAGACGAAATAGACTTGTACATAGATCGCTTTGAGAGATTAGcgaaattttacaaatggaaagatgatGATTATTCAATGTTATTGGGAACTCTATTGCGGGGTCGAGCTTTGAAAATTTATTGTAGCTTGTCTAGCGATATTGTCAATAACTTTGTTTCACTTAAGAAAGCTCTGCTTAAAGCTTTTCACATAAATTCCAATGTATATCGAAGGAAGTTTAGAGATTCTATTATTGATACTGACGAAAGTTTTGTACAGTTCAATTGTAAATTGGGACAATATTTTGATAAGTGGTTGGAACTTGCAGATGTAGAGAAAAATTATGAATCTgttagagattttatgatttttgATCAAATGTTATCTAGTTGTTCTCATGATCTTCGTTCATTTTTGCTAGAACAGTCACTTCAGAATTCATGTCAACTTGGTGAGAGTGCAGATAGATATCTAGTTGCTCATGGTATGAAGAAATGCCGTAAGAGTAATGATAAGATTCCCTCTAAACCTCATGCTAAACCTCTTGCTGATAATATTTCAAAGTCTCCTAAAGTTTCGAATTCGGTAACTAAATCTGATTCTAATGTTAAATGTCATCATTGTGGTGAAGTTGGTCATATTCGTCCTAATTGCCCTGTgtacaaattaaataagaaatctgaTAAAGTAGTGCCTAAAATAGGTGTAGTACTTGGCCgtgaagaaaaattgcataatTGTGTAACTGATACCGATGGAAAGATTTTTGACCAGTCAGTTGAGATAGTTTTTGATACTGGGTGCAATACCGTGGTTGTTAGAGATACATTAGTACCTTTAAATTATCCTCGTGGCAGAAAAGTGAAAGTTTATGACTATCTTGGTAGACCTTTGTACCTAAATACAGTGCATACAATTGTTGAGTCTAAATTCTTTTCTGGTAAAGTTAAAGCTATTGTTGCCCCCATACGTTGCGCAGATGTCATTATTGGTCTTATACCTGGACTTAAACATAATGTTGATGCAGGTTTAAGTTTAATAAACGGTGATGAGTTTGTTTCTGATCGTAACGTTAACGTTAATGTTGTAACGAGAGCAAAAGCTAAGGATAAAGTAAAGGAGCGTCCTATGTCTAGTAATCTTGAATCTTTGGATAAGGAATATGGTCTTAATTCTGATGAATTTAGTGAGTATCAAAAAGAATGTCCTTCACTTGCTAGTATCCGTAAGTTGCTTGATAACGAAGAAAGTGTAACCTTAAAATGTCGGACAGTTAAGTACGTAAATGTTGGAGATTTAATATATCGCAAGTGTCTTGAAAGTAGTAAACCTGAAGATGTGGGAAAATTACAGTTAGTTGTGCCAGTTCAGtaccgtaatataataatgaagttAGCACATGAGTCTTTGTTGGCAGGTTCCATTAGATCCTAG